The Purpureocillium takamizusanense chromosome 11, complete sequence region TCTCTCTAACACCCATTCGGAACGCGACAGACGGCATACGCCCATATCATATTTCCCCGACACCCCCGAGGGCGACTCGCGCTTCGACTTCTTCCAGCAGGTCGCCGCGTGGCATCCCATCTCCAAGACACTCAACCAGCTGGACTGGACGTTCGAGTCCAGCGGGTCGCACTTTGCCCTCGCGATATTCACCTTCTTGTacgtcgacatcatcgacgcCACCGCCACGCTCTACTCCATGGTGCGCTTCTGCGGCGTCGTGAATCGCAAGGATGGCGACTTTCCACGATCAACGGCCGCGTACTGCATCGACGCTGCCTTCATCTCCGTTGCGGCGCTCTTGGGCTGCTCGCCCGTGACTGCCTTCATCGAGAGCGGCGCTGGCATCGCTGAGGGAGGCCGCACTGGCTTGACTGCCATCGTGGCGGGGCTCTGCTtcatcggcgccgtcttTTTTGCGCCCATATTCGCCTCCATCCCACCCTGGGCCACGGGCTGTACCTTGGTTCTTGTACGTGTGGCTTGAGAATTTGTCGAATTCCACGGGCCGCTAACATCAAACCCCCTCATCAAGGTTGGTTGCATGATGATCCGACAAATCACCCAAATCAACTGGCACTACATTGGCGATGTCCTCCCGTCCTTTGTTGTCATGGCTTTCATCCCGTTCAGTTACAGCGTGGCGTACGGCCTGATCGCGTAGGTTCACGCTCCTTCTCCATGAGGGCTTGCTAAGACTGACATACTCTGTGCAGGGGCCTCTTCGTGTACGCCATGCTCAATGGTCTAGTCGGCATCGTGGTCTGGTGCAGCCGAGGCCGCATCGAGCCTCGCGAGTACGACCTGAAAGAGTATTGGACGtggcgtggtggcggccgtgCTCCCTGGCTTGTCCGGGCCATGAGGGCCTACTGCCGCAGAACGCCGGCCCCAGGGGATTCCGCCAGCGTCAGCGGCCTCAGTCTCGAGGAAACTCCGGTTGGGTCGATGCAGGTTGCAGAGCCCGGAGCAGAAACACCCTCTAAAGAATATCCGGGGCTCGTCACGGAGCCGGCAACATCTGTCCCAGCAGAATCCGCTGCCACCTACCGTTATGGCTGCTAAAAGttgtcgcgctgctgcaagtCGTGTTGCCTTACAACGCCTCGCACCGGGTACAAGAGATTTATCCATTGTATGTACTTGAATGTTGTTGTGGCGAAATTCGATACAGTGAAGCGCGACGGAATCAGGGTCACTTGAAAGGAGTCACTGTATGCCAGGAGAGACGCCGTGGCATTTCTCCATATCTCCCTGGGGATTCGTCTTGAATCAACGGACGTTCTCATGCCTGCGTCGTAACGTCGTAGTGATCTGAAAAGAAAGGGCCGGCAGACGATGGCCGCCGAGCATCTCGCATTGTACCTTTGCGCGCGGGAATCAATCCATGTCCACGTCCTGATTACCTCTCCTTGCGGCCTTCTCGGCTGCCTTTCTCCGTTCCAAGCTCTCATCGATCCATCGGTCCACGGCCACTTCGCCGCCTTGCTTGAGCTTTTGCCTCACCACGCCCTTGAGCACCTCACCCGCGAAGCCAACAAAATTGTGTCTTCGGAGGGCATTCTCAAACTGCCAGTCCCGACGCTTGCGCTCTTCTCGAGCCaacagctcctcgtcgccaaacTCGCGTGCCCGGATTCGCAAGTCACGACACATGGCCAAGAGGTTGAAGCGGATTTCCGTGGCCTCATAGCGAGCTACCCGCTTCTGCAGAACTTCCACCACCTGCGCGGGGAACGACTCGGTGGTACAGGGGCCATGTGAGATGGGCGCAGCCTGCAGT contains the following coding sequences:
- a CDS encoding uncharacterized protein (COG:S~TransMembrane:10 (i126-151o171-192i199-220o269-286i353-373o393-418i430-451o457-474i481-499o505-525i)~EggNog:ENOG503NUXY); the encoded protein is MAQHADDQNSTAASLPAGPTGRSSYFGIRDFLDFIDTRITVSRVGRLFHLSGSGHPEEIPETTFLREVRAGLTTFATMAYIIAVNASLLSQTGGTCPCDMTDKRRCDTLPEFADCKEQVRRDLVTATAAIAGMASVTFGVVTNLPVALAPGMGLNAYFAFQVVGVNGSGDVSYRTALTAVFFEGLIFMALALTGMRQWLVRLIPATIKTATGVGIGFFLAEIGLSYSAGIGAITGGGASTPLAIGGCPLEKLNPQTGQCDSGQMANPKLWVAVFGGGIVTSFLMAFRVKYSLVVGIALVSILSWPRHTPISYFPDTPEGDSRFDFFQQVAAWHPISKTLNQLDWTFESSGSHFALAIFTFLYVDIIDATATLYSMVRFCGVVNRKDGDFPRSTAAYCIDAAFISVAALLGCSPVTAFIESGAGIAEGGRTGLTAIVAGLCFIGAVFFAPIFASIPPWATGCTLVLVGCMMIRQITQINWHYIGDVLPSFVVMAFIPFSYSVAYGLIAGLFVYAMLNGLVGIVVWCSRGRIEPREYDLKEYWTWRGGGRAPWLVRAMRAYCRRTPAPGDSASVSGLSLEETPVGSMQVAEPGAETPSKEYPGLVTEPATSVPAESAATYRYGC
- a CDS encoding Ubiquitinyl hydrolase 1 (COG:O~EggNog:ENOG503NVRT~MEROPS:MER0013494) — encoded protein: MNKTGDVDIGTPMKDFREFTMVLPPEFRGEALSNSDLIREVHNSFARSSPFVDETQKTGEAEDAFHFIAYTPINGTLYELDGLQAAPISHGPCTTESFPAQVVEVLQKRVARYEATEIRFNLLAMCRDLRIRAREFGDEELLAREERKRRDWQFENALRRHNFVGFAGEVLKGVVRQKLKQGGEVAVDRWIDESLERRKAAEKAARRGNQDVDMD